From the genome of Pygocentrus nattereri isolate fPygNat1 chromosome 25, fPygNat1.pri, whole genome shotgun sequence, one region includes:
- the LOC108425745 gene encoding uncharacterized protein LOC108425745 encodes MEQASSLCGGVSLLHTMADGKHHYEVRNVLAHIRRKFVRKGDKILMINGVKTKDLPPEEFANMLCSRSPSLTIHQASIDTGIKECLECDSIKPYSKEEITLRFRMAMVREECLEGEENGVDPAMCEWESDYTENDQELLLVSMNETSVAVMSGRGCDPENPCNSCGCHGCNLSEVVVVADSCNVTSVGREYMKYDHAKQEEMISLVRYHLSNTSFLTAPINVYYYTELKQTFIGKPVVLELNEINEFLKCTCESQKVVLKSECCDEEKLKKVCKDDKEMLSFVFYMKTLKDDTKLFESAAHRGWFIETNNHVAMENRPEQISGSFYFVISYKCTSQ; translated from the exons ATGGAACAG GCCAGTTCTCTTTGTGGGGGGGTTTCCCTGCTTCACACTATGGCTGATGGGAAACACCACTATGAAGTAAGAAATGTTTTGGCCCATATACGACGTAAATTTGTCAG GAAGGGAGACAAAATCCTGATGATAAATGGTGTGAAAACTAAGGATTTGCCCCCAGAGGAGTTCGCCAACATGCTATGTTCAAGATCTCCCAGCCTG ACTATACACCAAGCAAGCATCGACACAGGCATAAAAGAATGCTTGGAGTGTGATAGCATCAAACCTTACAGCAAGGAGGAGATCACCTTGCGCTTCAGAATGGCTATGGTTAGAGAGGAGTGTCTGGAGGGAGAAGAAAATGGAGTGGACCCAGCTATGTGTGAATGGGAGAGCGACTACACTGAAAATGACCAGGAACTGCTTCTTGTGTCCATGAATGAAACCAGTGTAGCAGTTATGAGTGGAAGAGGCTGTGATCCTGAAAACCCCTGCAACAGTTGCGGCTGTCATGGGTGCAACCTCAGTGAAGTTGTTGTGGTAGCTGATTCATGCAATGTTACATCAG TTGGCAGGGAATACATGAAATATGACCACGCAAAACAAGAGGAAATGATCAGCCTTGTACGATATCACCTGTCTAATACTTCCTTTCTGACAG CACCCATCAATGTCTACTACTACACTGAGTTAAAACAGACTTTTATAGGTAAACCTGTTGTATTGGAATTAAATGAGATCAATGAATTCCTGAAATGCACATGTGAGAGTCAGAAAGTGGTTTTGAAAAGTGAG tgctgtgatgaAGAAAAACTGAAGAAAGTCTGTAAGGATGACAAGGAAATGTTGTCTTTTGTCTTCTACATGAAGACTTTGAAGGACGACACAAAACTATTTGAGTCAGCTGCACACAGAGGTTGGTTTATAGAGACTAATAATCATGTGGCTATGGAAAATAGACCAGAACAAATCAGTGGAAGCTTCTATTTCGTGATTTCATACAAGTGCACATCACAGTGA